From one Nitrospira sp. MA-1 genomic stretch:
- a CDS encoding SurA N-terminal domain-containing protein, translating to MIRIIREGSAKYPWILKFLILGIAVTFVIGMGWYGYDSTQGNAVATVGPYKVSKDEYLRTKQGYFRFYRDQLKQEDVKEETIQQLALEGLITTKSWQLLADEMNLAVSAQELHDAIVNQKDFQKDGVFDTEYYQRILAANRMKPHQYEEQRRNELLAEKARLLVSEATTLTPAEMKEVKELADRQTLDGAEPDLTVLEQIRLQFLMQKKQRAMQAFQTALRARGDVTIHQELL from the coding sequence ATGATTCGAATTATACGCGAGGGTTCCGCAAAATACCCATGGATTCTCAAGTTTCTCATCCTGGGAATCGCTGTCACTTTTGTCATTGGCATGGGTTGGTATGGGTACGATTCCACTCAAGGTAACGCCGTGGCCACCGTTGGCCCCTATAAGGTCTCCAAGGATGAATATCTCCGGACAAAGCAAGGTTACTTCCGATTCTATCGGGACCAACTTAAACAAGAAGACGTAAAAGAAGAGACCATCCAGCAACTCGCTCTCGAGGGATTAATCACCACAAAATCCTGGCAATTACTGGCCGATGAAATGAATTTGGCTGTCTCGGCTCAAGAACTCCACGATGCGATTGTGAATCAAAAAGACTTCCAAAAAGATGGCGTCTTCGATACAGAATATTACCAAAGAATCTTGGCGGCCAACCGGATGAAACCTCATCAATATGAGGAGCAACGCCGAAACGAATTACTGGCGGAAAAGGCGAGACTGCTCGTCTCTGAAGCCACAACACTCACCCCGGCCGAAATGAAAGAAGTCAAAGAACTCGCTGATCGACAAACACTTGACGGGGCCGAGCCCGATCTCACGGTCCTAGAACAGATTCGCCTTCAATTTCTCATGCAAAAGAAACAACGGGCCATGCAGGCATTCCAAACTGCGCTTCGAGCTCGTGGGGATGTCACAATTCACCAGGAACTGTTGTAA
- the gltX gene encoding glutamate--tRNA ligase, giving the protein MSEVRVRFAPSPTGFLHIGGVRTALFNWLFARHEGGTFILRIEDTDRDRSTDDAIQVILDGLKWTGLNWDEGPYRQTDRLELYRERAMDLLKRKLAYWCICTPEELDARRKEAQAKGESIKYDGRCRHRGISEFTEPAALRFLTPQEGQTVVNDRIKGRIVFDNTVMDDLIILRSNGYPTYNFSVVVDDGLMNITHVIRGDDHVNNTPRQVPLFSAMGFSVPEFAHLPMILGSDKARLSKRHGATSVLAYKEMGYLPEALINYLVRLGWSHGDQEIFSIQEMVEFFDFKQVQASAAVFNPEKLRWVNAQYIRSSNPKQVADALMPFLQNAGYDDAALARIPGGAEALIPPLRERSETLLDLVQGAVPYLSEPMTMDEDAAKKHLTLSIAPSLQAFADQVEAESDFSKEALEGILHGIIERQGLKMGKIAQPLRVALTGRTVSPGIYEVMALLGKERSLQRIRAGVKRTMNPQSHPS; this is encoded by the coding sequence ATGAGTGAGGTTCGAGTTCGCTTTGCGCCCAGTCCGACTGGTTTCCTCCATATTGGCGGAGTGCGGACAGCATTGTTTAATTGGTTATTCGCTCGTCATGAGGGTGGCACCTTTATCCTCCGTATTGAGGACACCGATCGGGACCGGTCTACGGATGATGCAATTCAGGTCATCCTGGATGGCCTAAAATGGACCGGGTTGAATTGGGATGAGGGGCCTTACCGGCAGACAGACCGCTTGGAACTGTATCGTGAACGGGCCATGGATCTCTTGAAGAGAAAGTTAGCCTACTGGTGCATCTGTACGCCTGAGGAATTAGACGCGAGAAGGAAGGAAGCTCAGGCTAAAGGCGAATCCATCAAATATGACGGGCGGTGTCGACATCGAGGAATTTCCGAATTCACCGAGCCGGCGGCTCTTCGATTTCTCACTCCTCAGGAAGGGCAAACCGTCGTCAATGATCGAATTAAGGGTCGGATCGTGTTTGATAATACGGTTATGGACGACCTCATCATACTCAGATCCAATGGCTATCCCACCTACAATTTTTCTGTGGTGGTGGATGATGGGCTCATGAACATTACGCATGTCATTCGGGGGGACGATCATGTCAATAATACTCCGAGACAAGTTCCGCTCTTTTCCGCAATGGGATTTTCGGTGCCTGAGTTTGCCCATCTACCCATGATTTTGGGATCGGATAAAGCGCGTCTGTCTAAACGCCATGGGGCCACCTCCGTTTTAGCATATAAGGAGATGGGGTATTTGCCTGAAGCCCTCATTAATTATTTAGTCCGATTGGGATGGTCCCATGGGGATCAGGAAATTTTCTCAATTCAGGAAATGGTCGAGTTTTTCGATTTCAAGCAGGTGCAAGCCTCGGCAGCCGTTTTTAATCCTGAAAAACTACGGTGGGTGAATGCGCAGTACATTAGAAGCAGCAACCCCAAGCAGGTGGCCGACGCCCTCATGCCATTTTTGCAAAATGCAGGCTATGACGATGCTGCTTTGGCCAGAATTCCCGGGGGAGCCGAGGCCTTGATTCCACCCTTACGAGAGCGATCAGAAACGCTTTTAGACCTTGTTCAAGGTGCCGTTCCCTATTTATCAGAGCCCATGACGATGGATGAGGATGCCGCGAAAAAACATCTCACCCTGTCAATTGCCCCGAGCCTTCAGGCGTTTGCTGATCAGGTTGAGGCGGAGTCAGACTTTTCCAAGGAGGCGCTTGAGGGTATTCTTCATGGCATTATCGAGCGGCAGGGGCTCAAAATGGGCAAGATCGCGCAACCGTTACGCGTGGCTTTAACCGGTAGGACTGTCAGCCCTGGCATTTATGAGGTAATGGCGTTATTAGGGAAAGAAAGGTCGCTCCAACGAATCCGTGCCGGTGTTAAGCGAACGATGAATCCCCAAAGCCATCCTTCATAA